Part of the Variovorax paradoxus B4 genome, CCAGGCGCAGCCGTTCGGCCCGCACGCGCTCGGTGATGTCGTCCAGCGAGACCAGCACGCGGTCCCACGAGGCCTCGTATCCGGGCAGCACCTGCACGCGCACATGCACGTCGAGCCGGCGGCCGTCGAGCGCATAGTTGACTGTCTGGTTGTCGAAGCAGAGATTGCCGCGCCAGAGCTGGTCCAGCTCGTAGATCACGGGCGCAGTCATGTCGTCACGAAAGACGCTGTCAAGCCGGGACAGCAGGTCGGCCTGGCTTTGGGCACCGAAGAGGGCGAGCGTGCTCTGGTTGACGCTCAGCACCTTCAGCTGCGCCATGCAATCGCGCACATGCTGCGGCTCGGCATTCAGGTGGCCCACCAGATCCACGACGCCGGCGCCGCGCCACGACTCGAACAGCTGGCGCAGCCCGCTGTAATCCTCGAGCCAGAGCGACATCGGCGCAAACTCGAACATCGATTCGTAGTCGGTGGAGGACGGCATGGGTTTTCCTTCGTGCGAGGGATTGTGCCCCGCAATGATGCACCCTCCGGCAGGCTGAAGGCTCAGCCGCATTTCTGAAAGCGCTTGCATTCGGCGGTGGCACGGATGGACGTCAACGTGTTCTCGCCATCGATGTGTTTCGCGCTGAACCTGACCCATGAGCCCTCGGCGATGCCAGCGAGCAGCGTCCGGTCCCTCACCCTGAATCTCTGGACCGTGAAGGGAATCTTGGCCCTCGGAAGCAGCTTCAGTCGGACATACAGCTGGCCGTCGGCCTCCTCCTTGACGGAGGCGACGCGTGCATATGTGGTTACCGGCGCCGCCTCGGCATCGGCTTCAGCGGGCCGCGGTTCAGCCGATTGGGCCGCCGCCGCGTCCACGATGGCGAGGCTCAACGCAGTCATGAGGACGAAGCGCAGCATAGTCGTGGAGGAAGTGAAGCAGCCAATGATTCTGCCAGGCGCAACCTTCGGCGGAGCCAAAGATCGGGACCTTGGAGAAGTCTCGACGC contains:
- a CDS encoding copper-binding protein; protein product: MLRFVLMTALSLAIVDAAAAQSAEPRPAEADAEAAPVTTYARVASVKEEADGQLYVRLKLLPRAKIPFTVQRFRVRDRTLLAGIAEGSWVRFSAKHIDGENTLTSIRATAECKRFQKCG